The Amycolatopsis endophytica genome includes the window GCAACCGGACCAGCACGAGTCGCCGGGCTCGGCGGGACGTCCCGAGCGGGCGGCCGAGACCTCCGCGCAGATGCGGGCACTGACGGCCGCGTTGCGGGAGCTGACGCCCGAGCAGCGGGCGTGCTGGCTGCTGCGCGAAGTGCACGGCCGGTCCTACGACGAGATCGCGGAGGCGATCGGCACGACCACGACGGCGGTGCGCGGGCGCATCAGCCGTGCCCGAGTGCAACTGGCGGAGGTGATGGCGCCATGGCGGTGAACCCGGCCACGCAGGACTACGCGTTGCCGTGCGGGCGTGACGTGGACCGGCTGTGGGAGCGGCTGGACTCCTTCGGCGACGACCCGCACGAGCGCGACTGCCCGCACTGCCGCGCCGCGCACGGCAGCCTGCGGGTGCTCCAGGAAGCCACCACCGAACTGGCGCACGACACGAGCGCGCCGTCGCGGGACCTGACCAGCCGCATCATGTCCGCCGTGCGTGCCGACGTCCGGCGGCGCGAGCTGCTGCCGTTGCCCACGGCCGAGCCGGGCGAGGCCCGCATCAGTGAACAGGTCGTGGCCGCGGTCCTGCGCTTCGCCGCCGACACCGTCCCCGGTGTGCGTGCGCGCCACTGCCGGGTCACCGCCCGGCCCGGCGCCGCGATCGAGGTCGAGATGGACCTCGCCGTGGCCTACCCCGGCACGTCCGGGACGGCACTGGACCTGGTCCGGGAACGCGTCCACGCCGCCGCCGGCGCGCGGATCGGCGTCGAGCTGACCCGGCTCGACCTCACCGTCACCGACCTCTATGACGCCTGAGAAGATCGACCGGGCACCGGCTGCAGTTCAGGGGAGACCAGCGCAGTGATCACGATCGACCTCGGCGATGCCGCGGAGCCCACAGCGGAGGCCGTCATCGCCGCCCCGGTCATCGCCGCGATCGCCGCGCACGCGGCGGTCGCCGTGCCGGGCGTCGTCCGCACCCAGCCCGGGCTGCGCGGGCTGGCCACTTCGGTCGCCCGCGCCGCGCGGCAACGGATCCAGGGCCTGACGCCCGCTCCCGCGGACGGGGTGCGCGTGCTGGCCGCGGACCCGGACGAGGGCCGCGCTGGAGTGCGGGTGGAGGTCGGCGTCGTCCTGTCCGGGCAGGACCAGGCGGCCGCGGTCGCCCAGGCCGTGCAGCGCGCGGTCACCCGTGCCGTGGAGGCCGCCACGAGCGGTCCCGTCGCGTCGGTGTCGGTCACCATCCTCGACGTCGAGACCCCGGAGGTGCGGCGATGATCACCACGCGCCGCGAACTGGCGCAGGAGGTACTCGCCGCACTGCGGACGGTGCCGGGGCTGCGCCCGGCCGCGCCGGTCCTGCGCCCGGCGGCCCGGTTGTCCTTCGATCTCGACCTCCTCGCCATCGACGTGGACGACGACGTCGTCGAGATCCGGCTCGTCGCGCTCACCCTGCCGCTGCCCCCGCTGCTGCGGCGGGCGGTGGCGGCGCTGCGGCCGGTGCTGGAGGGCACCCGCTGGGCGGACGCACGGCTGCGGCTGCTGGTGACCGGCCTCGACGCCGCCGCGTTCCCGGCCGGTGCCGAGTGACCTGGACCACCCGATCGGGTGCGTGACCTTTTCCCCGCGACCGGGTCTTTCTGGTGTGGACGGAGCGCACGAGGTGCGAAACCGTTCCGGACAGCAGAAAATGATGCGACCGACGCGAGGAGAGACAGTCATGACCAACGCCACCACCGCGAAGCCGGCCGGATCGTCCGGCGGGGACGTCGAGAAGACCGGCACCGGCGCGCTGGTCACCAAACAGGGCACCACCACGATCGCCGACACCGTGGTGCAGAAGATCGCCGGACTGGCCACCCGCGAGGTGTCCGGCGTGCACGACCTGGGCGGCGGCGCGGCGCGGGCGTTCAGCGCGCTGCGCGAGCGGATTCCGGGCGCGACCGCGAGCGCCGGGCAGGGCGTCTCGGTCGAGGTGGGGGAGAAGCAGGCCGCG containing:
- a CDS encoding Asp23/Gls24 family envelope stress response protein, with translation MAVNPATQDYALPCGRDVDRLWERLDSFGDDPHERDCPHCRAAHGSLRVLQEATTELAHDTSAPSRDLTSRIMSAVRADVRRRELLPLPTAEPGEARISEQVVAAVLRFAADTVPGVRARHCRVTARPGAAIEVEMDLAVAYPGTSGTALDLVRERVHAAAGARIGVELTRLDLTVTDLYDA
- a CDS encoding Asp23/Gls24 family envelope stress response protein — protein: MITIDLGDAAEPTAEAVIAAPVIAAIAAHAAVAVPGVVRTQPGLRGLATSVARAARQRIQGLTPAPADGVRVLAADPDEGRAGVRVEVGVVLSGQDQAAAVAQAVQRAVTRAVEAATSGPVASVSVTILDVETPEVRR
- a CDS encoding Asp23/Gls24 family envelope stress response protein, which produces MTNATTAKPAGSSGGDVEKTGTGALVTKQGTTTIADTVVQKIAGLATREVSGVHDLGGGAARAFSALRERIPGATASAGQGVSVEVGEKQAAVDLQLLVEYGVSIADLSRSVRRNVITAVETMTGLEVVEVNINVTDVHIPGDDSDAPAESGRVQ